The region GGAAGTTATTAAAGACCTATTTTCATCTGGGCAATACTTACTACAACTTAGCTGACTTTCAACAAGCCCTGAAGAATTACACAGAAGCACGCAGAATTTCCAAAGATATAGGTTTCAGAGCTGGAGAGGGAAGAGCGTATGGGAATCTGGGCAATGCATATGCAAGTctgggtaattttaaacaagccatacaGTACCACGAACAAGATCTTAACATTGCCAAAGAAGTGGAGGATAGGGCTGAAgagggaagagcctatggcaatctagGCAATGCCTACGCCAGTctgggtaattttaaacaagccatagagtaccacgaacaagatcttagcattgGCAAAGAAGTGGGGGATAGGGCTGAAGAGGGAATAGCTTATGGCAATCTAGGCAATGTTTATGCCTGTCTGGGTagttttaaacaagccatagagtaccacgaacaagatcttagcattgcCAAAGAAATAAGGAATAGGGCTGAGGAgggaagagcttatggcaacCTGGGCGATACCTATTCCAGTCTAGGTAAATTTAAACAAGCCACAGAGTATCACCAAAAGCATCTtcgtattgctaaagaagtggGGGATAGAGCTGGGGAGGGCAAAGCTTATGGCAATCTGGGCAGTGACTATTTCACACTGGGTTATTTTAAagaagccatagagtaccacgaAAAAGATCTCAGTATTACTAAAAAAGTGGAGGATAGAGCTGGGGAGGGAGGATCCTATGGCAATCTAGGCAATGCCTATGCCCATCTGGGTAATTTTAAacgagccatagagtaccatgagGAATATCTTAGCATTGCTAAAGAAGtgggggatagggctggggagggaagCGCTTATTGCAACCTGGGAAATGCCTATgccagtctgggcaattttgaacaagccatagagtaccacaaacaagatcttagtattgctaaaggcgtgggggatagggctggggagggaaaAGCCTATTGCAATCTGGGTAATGTCTATTTTAAACTTGGTCATTTTGaacaagccatagagtaccacaaacaagatcttagcattgcCAAAGAAGTGGGGGAAAGGGCTGGTGAGGGGAAAGCCTATGGCAATATGGGAAATGCCTATTCCAACCTGGGTAATTTTAAACaggccatagagtaccacaaagaacatcttagtattgctaaagaagttgGGGATAGGGTCGGGGAgggaagagcttatggcaatctggGCTTTGCTTATTTTAGATTGGGTAATTTTGAACAAGCCATGAAATACTACGAACAAGATCtcagtattgctaaagaagtggGGGATAGGGTCGGAGAGGCGACTGTATATTATTCCCTTGGTCGCGATCATGAAATGTCAGGTTCCTTGTGTGATGCTCTTGGTTGCTTTCGTTTAAGCATACACTATTTCGATGAAATAAGACGTACACTTGAGTCAGAAGATGcttggaaaataagctttcgcCACCTTTTTCATAAAGCGTACGTTGCTCTGTGGAGAGTACTTTTGAAGAATAAAGAAATTGGTGaggctttgtatgctgctgagaaaGGTCGAGCACAGGCCTTGAGGGATGTTCTGAACGAACAATACGGTATTGGCTCACAGCTTTTCTCTGAAGTTTTTGCGAAGGAAACTCTCTCTTCTGCATTAGAGTTTCTACCTTCACAAACAGCTTTTGTCGCACTGGACGGGAACAAGATCAGCTGTTGGATGCTGAGAAAAGGCAGTAACATCCTCTTTTGCCAAAAGGAAATGTCTCAAGGAACACCCGAATTGCTGATGACAACTATTTTGAAAGGGGTTGGCGTAGGGGATGGTGTCAGATGTGAAGATCGTTCTTTGGATAACTTACGCAGAGATTTATCTTTGAGCAGAAAACCTACTTGTGGAAAAACCATCCCGTCTTCGAACTCCTCCGTCAATACTTTGCAGCCATTGTACGATGTCTTAATCAGCCCGGGTGAAGACTTGCTCCAAGTTGATGAGTTGATCGTTGTTcccgatggaccattttgcttggctccttATTGTGCATTGAGTGAATCTATTAGGATCCGCACTGCTCCTTCGCTCACCTTTTTAAAAATGATCGCCGATGCAAGTGAAGATTTCCACAGTAAGACTGGAGCACTGCGTGTGGGTGATCCGTGGTTGAAGGAAGTTACTAACAGCGATGGTACGCCCATTTTGAACCAGATTCCCTGTGCAAAAGAAGAAGTCGAGATGATTGCAGAACTTTTGAAGACTGCACCCCTG is a window of Montipora foliosa isolate CH-2021 chromosome 5, ASM3666993v2, whole genome shotgun sequence DNA encoding:
- the LOC138002752 gene encoding tetratricopeptide repeat protein 28-like → MVDRKLEAVEQRMLELSFKTSLEDKEGKLLKTYFHLGNTYYNLADFQQALKNYTEARRISKDIGFRAGEGRAYGNLGNAYASLGNFKQAIQYHEQDLNIAKEVEDRAEEGRAYGNLGNAYASLGNFKQAIEYHEQDLSIGKEVGDRAEEGIAYGNLGNVYACLGSFKQAIEYHEQDLSIAKEIRNRAEEGRAYGNLGDTYSSLGKFKQATEYHQKHLRIAKEVGDRAGEGKAYGNLGSDYFTLGYFKEAIEYHEKDLSITKKVEDRAGEGGSYGNLGNAYAHLGNFKRAIEYHEEYLSIAKEVGDRAGEGSAYCNLGNAYASLGNFEQAIEYHKQDLSIAKGVGDRAGEGKAYCNLGNVYFKLGHFEQAIEYHKQDLSIAKEVGERAGEGKAYGNMGNAYSNLGNFKQAIEYHKEHLSIAKEVGDRIG
- the LOC138004227 gene encoding tetratricopeptide repeat protein 28-like — translated: MSGSLCDALGCFRLSIHYFDEIRRTLESEDAWKISFRHLFHKAYVALWRVLLKNKEIGEALYAAEKGRAQALRDVLNEQYGIGSQLFSEVFAKETLSSALEFLPSQTAFVALDGNKISCWMLRKGSNILFCQKEMSQGTPELLMTTILKGVGVGDGVRCEDRSLDNLRRDLSLSRKPTCGKTIPSSNSSVNTLQPLYDVLISPGEDLLQVDELIVVPDGPFCLAPYCALSESIRIRTAPSLTFLKMIADASEDFHSKTGALRVGDPWLKEVTNSDGTPILNQIPCAKEEVEMIAELLKTAPLTGRNATKAEVLKRMKSVALVHIAAHGCQATGEIALAPNPQRQSSIPKEEDYILKVSDVQAVRLRSRLVVVSCCHSGRGEVKSEGVVGIARAFLCADARSVLESLWAIDDKATLLFMRSLYQHLVAGKSASAALHQAMKSLRESKQYCAVKHWAPVMLIGDDVSLEIQRK